One stretch of Candidatus Eisenbacteria bacterium DNA includes these proteins:
- a CDS encoding c-type cytochrome: MARSLSTPSSTAEDEMKKIRWCLTVAGAVALLASGVAFAADDVPAGQKVFLDSKCNSCHTLKAAKIEKRKSTAEEGEEASATATSTKKQPPDLSGAGIKRDAAWIEGWLLRKELVDGKKHKKKFAGTPEQAKTVSAWLATMKTKPEEAPAKAAP, from the coding sequence ATGGCCCGAAGCCTCAGCACTCCTTCTTCGACCGCGGAGGACGAGATGAAGAAGATCCGATGGTGTCTCACGGTGGCCGGGGCGGTTGCCCTCCTGGCGAGTGGGGTCGCGTTCGCGGCCGATGACGTGCCGGCGGGGCAGAAGGTCTTCCTCGACTCCAAATGCAATTCCTGCCACACGCTGAAAGCCGCCAAGATCGAGAAGCGGAAATCGACGGCGGAGGAGGGCGAGGAAGCCTCGGCGACCGCGACGAGCACGAAGAAGCAGCCCCCCGATCTCTCGGGAGCGGGAATCAAGAGGGATGCGGCATGGATCGAAGGCTGGCTCCTCCGGAAGGAGCTGGTCGACGGCAAGAAGCACAAGAAGAAGTTCGCCGGGACACCCGAACAGGCGAAGACCGTCTCGGCCTGGCTCGCGACGATGAAGACCAAGCCCGAAGAGGCTCCGGCAAAGGCAGCTCCCTAG